One genomic window of Trichomycterus rosablanca isolate fTriRos1 chromosome 1, fTriRos1.hap1, whole genome shotgun sequence includes the following:
- the LOC134324802 gene encoding shaker-related potassium channel tsha2-like, whose amino-acid sequence MTVVPGENLDETVALAALCQDAYEPERADQECCERVVINISGLRFETQLKTLAQFPRTLLGDPRKRMRFFDPLRNEYFFDRNRPSFDAILYYYQSGGRLRRPVNVPVDIFMEEIKFYELGEEVIENFKEDEGFIKEEERPLPVNEFQRQVWLLFEYPESSGPARGIAIVSVLVILISIVIFCLETLPEFREEVRSHDVHMSVNGTSIPFKRPNPFTDPFFIVETLCIIWFSFELIVRFLACPSKPAFFKNIMNTIDVVAIMPYFITLGLELAEHQGNGQQAMSLAILRVIRLVRVFRIFKLSRHSKGLQILGKTLQASMRELGLLIFFLFIGVILFSSAVYFAETDDPESGFSSIPDAFWWAVVSMTTVGYGDMCPVTIGGKIVGSLCAIAGVLTIALPVPVIVSNFNYFYHRETEHEEQVQYKHVTCGQQPQQQHGYDFTRSDSKPSLSKSDYLDSDDADSNKYTNCSPHKAYTGKLTDV is encoded by the coding sequence ATGACCGTGGTGCCTGGGGAGAACCTGGATGAGACCGTGGCCTTGGCCGCGCTGTGCCAGGACGCGTATGAACCAGAACGCGCGGATCAGGAGTGTTGTGAGCGGGTGGTGATCAACATTTCGGGTCTGCGCTTCGAGACGCAGCTGAAGACGCTCGCCCAGTTCCCCCGCACGCTTCTCGGAGACCCGCGCAAACGCATGCGCTTTTTTGACCCGCTCAGGAATGAATACTTCTTCGATCGCAACCGACCCAGCTTTGATGCCATCTTATACTATTATCAGTCTGGCGGGCGACTCAGGAGACCTGTTAACGTGCCTGTGGATATCTTTATGGAAGAGATTAAGTTTTACGAACTGGGTGAAGAAGTGATTGAGAATTTTAAAGAAGATGAGGGGTTCATTAAGGAAGAGGAGCGCCCTTTACCAGTCAACGAGTTTCAAAGGCAAGTTTGGCTCCTTTTTGAGTACCCAGAAAGCTCTGGACCTGCCAGGGGCATCGCTATCGTGTCAGTCCTTGTGATCTTAATCTCGATTGTTATTTTCTGCTTGGAGACCTTGCCCGAGTTCAGAGAGGAGGTCAGATCTCATGATGTCCACATGTCTGTAAATGGGACCTCAATCCCATTCAAGAGACCGAACCCCTTCACGGACCCGTTCTTTATTGTGGAGACCTTGTGCATTATTTGGTTCTCGTTTGAACTCATTGTGCGCTTCTTGGCGTGCCCGAGCAAACCTGCGTTCTTCAAGAACATTATGAACACCATTGATGTGGTTGCAATTATGCCATATTTTATAACCCTTGGTTTGGAACTTGCAGAGCACCAGGGGAACGGGCAGCAGGCAATGTCGCTGGCCATTCTGAGGGTCATCAGACTGGTCAGAGTGTTCAGGATCTTTAAACTATCACGACACTCCAAAGGTCTCCAGATTCTGGGCAAGACCTTGCAGGCGAGCATGAGAGAACTCGGCTTGTTGATCTTCTTCCTTTTCATTGGAGTCATCCTCTTCTCAAGTGCAGTCTACTTTGCTGAGACGGATGACCCCGAGTCGGGTTTCAGCAGCATCCCGGATGCTTTCTGGTGGGCCGTGGTTTCCATGACAACCGTAGGATACGGAGATATGTGCCCGGTCACGATCGGAGGAAAGATTGTCGGGTCGCTGTGCGCAATCGCCGGCGTGCTCACCATCGCGCTACCAGTTCCCGTCATCGTGTCTAACTTTAACTACTTCTATCACAGGGAAACAGAACACGAGGAGCAGGTACAGTACAAGCATGTAACGTGTGGTCAGCAGCCTCAGCAACAACACGGATACGACTTCACCAGGAGCGACAGCAAACCATCTCTCTCCAAATCAGACTACTTAGACTCGGACGACGCCGATTCCAACAAGTACACAAACTGCAGTCCACATAAAGCGTACACAGGAAAACTCACAGATGTATAA